The Oryzihumus leptocrescens DNA window CACCCCCGACGACGCGCCCGGCCTCTTCGCCGCGCTCGACGACGAGCGGGTCTGGGCGAAGGGCTACGGGGGAGGCCCGGCCGGGCGCCCCGCGGACGCCGAGGCGATGCACGCCTGGGTGGCGCGCTCCCTGGCGAACGCCCGGGAGACCGGCCGCACGGCATACACGTTGCGCCTCGTCACGGACGGCGACCTCGGTGCCGCGGGCACCGTGGTGGGCACGACGAGCCTGGGCGACATCGACCTGGGCAACGAGCGCGCGCACCTGGGCTGGACGGCGTACGGCCCCCGGTGGTGGGCGACCGCGGTCAACCCCGAGGCCAAGCTGCTGGTCCTGCGGCACGCGTTCACGGACTGTGGGTTCGGGCGGGTC harbors:
- a CDS encoding GNAT family N-acetyltransferase, with the protein product MSTSGVRPPSGEPLVGSVVRLDVTTPDDAPGLFAALDDERVWAKGYGGGPAGRPADAEAMHAWVARSLANARETGRTAYTLRLVTDGDLGAAGTVVGTTSLGDIDLGNERAHLGWTAYGPRWWATAVNPEAKLLVLRHAFTDCGFGRVKIQTDLLNDRSQAAIAKLGATREGVLRRHMRRADGSFRDTVVFSILREEWPTVEEGLVARIRSLA